The following is a genomic window from Clostridium fungisolvens.
AGAGCATGGTATTGTATACCTTGAGAGATCTAATGAAAAATTGCTGGAAAATATGAAAAGTTATTTAGATCAACAAATCTCTAGTAACCTAGAGCTAAAGCATAAGCTTGAATTTATAAGCAATATTTTAAATTTTAGTAACTACAGAGAATTTTATTATGAACTTAAAGAATTAGTGCTTTATGTTGATGAGTTGCTTTTTGAGATGAGAAGAGCTTTGTGTGATAAGAGTTTTATAGGAAAAGCAATCGAATATATAAATGATAACTATTCTAAAAATTTATCACTGACTGTGGTATCAAATGTAGTGTCTGTTAACTACAGTTACTTCTCACAGGTGTTTAAAGAACATACTGGAGAAAATTTCATAAATTATTTAAGAAACATAAGGGTTAAAAAAGCTCAAGAGCTTTTAAGAGAGCAAGAACTTAAGGTTTATGAGGTTGCTGAGGCTGTAGGATATTCTGATTCAAAGCAGTTTACAAAGGCTTTTAAGAGTGTCACCGGAATAACTCCACAAGAATTCAAAGAAAAGCAGTTTATTAATTAGTATTTTTTGATGTTTGCTGAAATTTAGGTGTCACTATCTCCAATGCTTGAATGAGCTTCGCAGAGAATTAATATGACTTATTCCAATAAGATAGCTACAACTGTATAACTCACTACGTTCGGACAATACAGTTGATTAACGCTATCTTATCTTCATAAGTTATTTAATTCTAGTTGCTTGCTCATATAGCATCTCCGTTAGTAACACCTAAATTTCAATAGTAATATTAAAATAATACTAATTAGCGTTTTAAGAGGAAACTAAAATTAGATGGTTATATTTTTGATGAATGAGAGTTGTGAAGGATTTTATCTATGTAGGAAACTAGATTATAAACAGTATTAAATATAGTACAAGCTTAATTACTTTAATGATAGCATCATAGATGGATTTACTAAAAACTATAATGAAAATAGCAATTCTATTATTAGTTAATAATAGAACATTTATCAGTTGATAATAAATATCATGAATAGTAGAACAGAAAATAAAATATATATAATTGTAAAAGTCTTATAAATACCGAGGTGTAAAGAAATATCCTCGGTATTTTTGTTGATTTTAATGGGTCAAAGTATTATTTAATGAAAAATTTTCTAAAAAGGGTCTTTACAATTAATAATAACTATTATATAATATGAATTGTGAAGAAATTAATCAGTTATCAAATGAAATTAATATATATGATTTAAGAGGAGGATTTAGAAATGAAGAAGTTTATATGTACAATATGTGGATATGTTTATGAGGGAGAAGCTGCTCCAGAGAAATGCCCAGTATGTGGAGCACCAGCTGAAAAATTCAATGAACAAAGCGGAGAATTAGTATGGGCTGATGAGCACAGAATCGGAGTTGCTCAAGGCGTTGATGAAAGAGTATTAGAAGGTTTAAGAGCTAACTTTACTGGAGAATGTACAGAAGTAGGAATGTATCTTGCTATGAGCAGACAAGCTGATAGAGAAGGTTTCCCAGAAGTTGCTGAAGCATACAAGAGAATAGCTTTTGAAGAAGCTGAACATGCTGCAAAGTTTGCTGAATTATTAGGAGAAGTTGTAGTAGCTGACACTAAGAAGAATCTTCAAGCTAGAGTAGAAGCTGAATACGGCGCAACTGCTGGTAAGAAAGAATTAGCTACATTAGCTAAGCAATTAAACTACGATGCAATCCATGACACAGTTCATGAAATGTGTAAAGATGAAGCTAGACATGGAAAAGCTTTCAAGGGTTTATTAGAAAGATATTTCAATAACTAATTATCACATATCAAAGGACAGGCGCTCGCCTGTCCTTTTTAGTTGTATAATGTTAGTAAAAATTTAGATGCCACTACATCTGATACTTGATGAGCTTCGCAGATAATTAATATGATTTCTTCTGATAAAGTTGCTAAAACTGTATAACTCGCTTCGCTCAGACAATACAGTTTCTTAACGCAACTTTATCTCCAGAAATCATTTAATTATAATTGCTTGCTCATATGTATCTCCTGTAGTTGCATCTAAATTTAATATATAACATAGAACAACTTAAAGTTGTATTAATGGTACGTGAAGTAGATTTTATAAGCTTACATAACTCGCTTAATTCTAGTTGCTTGCTCATATAATATCTACTGTATCACTACCTAAATTTTAAATATAATATTAAACATAACTTGAAATTTAGTATCACTACATCCAATGCTTCAATGATCTTCACAAAGAATTAATATGATTTATTAAAGTCCTTTTTGATCGCCTTTTGCAAGGCCTCTTTCTTCTAGGATCTCGTAGATTGTCTTTGAGGTAGTGTCTGCCATTGTATATCCTAGAGCTTCTACAACTTCTTTAAGTTCATCTTCGTGAGCTGTTTCTATCTCTATATATGGGAAGGGACAGAAATTTTTATCGTTGATGTCTATCTCAACTAAGGTGTTTTTGTATTTATAGCTTTCTCTAGATTTTTTTATAGTTTCAACTAAAGTTAATCCTAAAGCATTAAATAGTTTTTCGGCAGTATCACCGTCATCTACTATTATCTCGTTTTCTTCCATTACCTTATATTTTTCTTGGGATAGCATCTTTTTAGTGGTCATGTAATAAACTATTTTATTATTAAGTTTGTCATCAATAGTTCTAACTCTTGCGTAACCTTTAGCTGATAAAAGTCTTCTATCTGGAAAATCAAAGATCTTATTTACTTGATCCTCATCTTTAACTTTATAGCCTCCAAGAGCAGTTATCTTATTTTTGATTTCTTCAACATCAATATCTAAAATTCTTGTTTCTAATTCTTGCATAGCTTCCTCCGAGTTTCCTTAAAATTATAGAAAATGTATTTATAGTTTAATATAAATCGTATTGTATAGCTAATAATAGTTTATCAAAGTACCCATAAACTGCAATACTTAAATTCATTGGGATTACGTATAAGGATATTTTCAACATATTGTATGAAATATATAAGAACTTTAACTTATTTTAGTCAAAGTAACTAAAATGAAAATCCTTACGGAAAGGATTACATTTTATGCTATAATGATATCATTAAGGTATTCTGTAATGGAAATACAATGGTTGAGGGGGAAGTCATATGGATCAGTTTAAGGAACAATTAGTCAGAGCTCAAAATGTAGGAAAATATAAGACAGTAAAAATACTTATGTACATATTAGGTGTACTTGCAGTACTTAGTATACTTACTGGGAACTTTATGTTAGGGTTGCTACTTGCAGCAATTGCAGGTATACTTTTCTATGTGAAAAGATTCTTCTATCTTGAGTTTGAATATGTAATAACCAATGGGGAAGTTGATGTTGATGTTATATATGAAACAAAAACTAGGAAGAAGAAGATGTCCTTTAACATGAAGGAAGTTTCACTTTTAGCACCTTATGACAGTGATGCATATAAGGCGCTAAATAACAAACCTTCGAAAGTAATAACTGCAATACCAGATGGAAACAAAGATAGAGCTTATGTAGCTGTAGTTACAGAAGGAAATGATAGAGCTCAGCTTATCTTTGTACCTAATCAAGACTTTGTGAATATTTGCTTTTTATTCAATCCGAAGGTGGTAAAGAAAAATTAGTACCAGAGGTGAGTAGATGGAATACGTAAACGACATAAGTATCGTAGAAGCTGTAATTCATATATTGGATACAAACGGAGATGAACCTATATTAAACGAGTATAGGTTAGAATTAAACGAAGATATATATAAATTTTTATACAGACATATTGAAAGAGCCTTTAAGGATGAAGAACTTAAATATGCTGTATTCAATCCAGAAAGAAATATAGTAAAAGAAGTTTCTCAAGACTATCTAGATGGAATTAACTCAGATATTGTGTCTGTTTCTAAGGAACTTGCAAGACAGATGTTTGCCGTAATGAAAGGCAATGTGAACATCCCATCCTGTGATCTTATAGTTGTGTCTATTTCAACGGATCAGGGACCAATGCTTGCAATAATGAAGATGGATTATGTAAGAAATTTTACTCATAAGATAGACTTTATTGAAGATAAGATTGGAATTGATATAATAGAACAGGCTTCAGGACTTCCTGCAAGTAGCTCAAGGCTTCAAAAGTGTGCATTCATAAAACCATTAAGAGAAGAGCATACAGTTAATCTAATGGTTATAGATAAGCAAAAGAAGTCAAAAGAAGAGGAAGAATACGGAGCAAATTACTTTATAAATAATTATCTTGGCTGCTCAATTGTAACTAATGAGAGAGATATGACTAAAACCTTTGTAAAGGCTGCAGAAGCATGGACTAGAAATAACATGTATGAAGATGCAGATAAAGCCGAAAAGATAAGAAGTACCATTAAAAGCAAGCTAAAAGAAGAAGATACAATAAATATGCAAGAACTATCTCATGAGCTTTTCAAAGAAGAGCCTCAAGCTAAGGAAAGTTTCGATCAATTTGTATCTGCCCAAGGCTTAGAAGAAGAAATAGCAGTAGATAAGCAATGGGTAGAGAAAAAACTTAAAAGGGTAAGACTTAAAATCGATAAGGATATAGACTTATATTTGACTGAAGAAGCCTATAATGACCCTCAGAGATTTGAGATACAACGTAATGGTGACGGAAGCATAAACCTTGTGGTGAAGCATGTTAAAAACTATATAGAAAAGTAAACATATGCCTGAAATTACATATAAGTTAATGAGGAAAGACTGTGGGAGACCACGGTCTTTTTTTCATAGAAATATAAAAAACTAAGCTAGATAAAGCTAAAGATTTAAATAGTTTTACAATATTATAAAGGATATGCAGTAAAAAACTTATGGTTACGGAGGCAAAAAATAATACATATAATGTAAAATAATAGTTGTATATTACAACTATTGCATGATACAATAATTGTAAGGAGTGATTGAACATGATTTTTATGGATGATCCAAAGAAGTTAAGAGAATTAATACGAATGCTTGAGAGAAAACTTGGAATTTTACAAGATAGCGGGTTTTCGTGTTGCCAAATAACAATGTCACAGTGCCATGCTTTAGTAGAGATTGGTCGTGCAAAAGGCATTTCATTAAATGAATTAGCAGAATTATTAAATTTAGAGAATAGCACTATGAGTAGGACAGTAAATAATTTGGTAACAAATGAGCTTGTAAAAAGAGATATTGATCCAGAAGATAGAAGGTATGTAACTATATCTCTTACTGATAAAGGGAATGATATCTATCAAGAGATTGAGGAAGAAATGAATGTATACTTCACAAAAATATATGAAGCAATACCTGCTGATAAAAGACAACAAGTTTTAGAAAGTATAGATATTCTTCTTGAATCAATAGACAAAAGTAGTTGCTGCGAGTAATAAAAGAAGATTATATATGGAGGGGTATGAGGTGAGTAGTAAAGTGTATTTTAAAGAAGTAGCTAAAGAATGGGATACTATGAGGCAAGACTTTTTTTCAGAATCCGTAAGAGATAAGGCTTATGAGGTAGCAGATGTAAAAGAAGGTAAATTAGCTGCAGATATTGGAGCTGGAACTGGATTTATAACTGAAGGGCTTTTACAAAAGGGTTTAAATGTAATAGCTGTAGATCAATCTTATGAGATGATTGAGGAAATGAAACAGAAATTTAATTTATCTAATCAAGTAGAATACCGTCAAGGAGATGCAGAGAAACTACCAATCGATGATGTCACAGTAGATTATGCGATGGCAAATATGTACCTACATCACGTAGAAGATCCATTGATAGCTATTAAAGAAATGGTAAGGATACTAAAACCTTCTGGAAAACTTGTGATTACGGATTTAGATCAACACAATCATGAGTTTTTAAGAACTGAACAGCATGATAGATGGATGGGATTTGATCGTAAAGATATTGAGAATTGGTT
Proteins encoded in this region:
- a CDS encoding NADH peroxidase, with the translated sequence MKKFICTICGYVYEGEAAPEKCPVCGAPAEKFNEQSGELVWADEHRIGVAQGVDERVLEGLRANFTGECTEVGMYLAMSRQADREGFPEVAEAYKRIAFEEAEHAAKFAELLGEVVVADTKKNLQARVEAEYGATAGKKELATLAKQLNYDAIHDTVHEMCKDEARHGKAFKGLLERYFNN
- a CDS encoding class IV adenylate cyclase translates to MQELETRILDIDVEEIKNKITALGGYKVKDEDQVNKIFDFPDRRLLSAKGYARVRTIDDKLNNKIVYYMTTKKMLSQEKYKVMEENEIIVDDGDTAEKLFNALGLTLVETIKKSRESYKYKNTLVEIDINDKNFCPFPYIEIETAHEDELKEVVEALGYTMADTTSKTIYEILEERGLAKGDQKGL
- a CDS encoding DUF6106 family protein: MDQFKEQLVRAQNVGKYKTVKILMYILGVLAVLSILTGNFMLGLLLAAIAGILFYVKRFFYLEFEYVITNGEVDVDVIYETKTRKKKMSFNMKEVSLLAPYDSDAYKALNNKPSKVITAIPDGNKDRAYVAVVTEGNDRAQLIFVPNQDFVNICFLFNPKVVKKN
- a CDS encoding nucleoid-associated protein, with the protein product MEYVNDISIVEAVIHILDTNGDEPILNEYRLELNEDIYKFLYRHIERAFKDEELKYAVFNPERNIVKEVSQDYLDGINSDIVSVSKELARQMFAVMKGNVNIPSCDLIVVSISTDQGPMLAIMKMDYVRNFTHKIDFIEDKIGIDIIEQASGLPASSSRLQKCAFIKPLREEHTVNLMVIDKQKKSKEEEEYGANYFINNYLGCSIVTNERDMTKTFVKAAEAWTRNNMYEDADKAEKIRSTIKSKLKEEDTINMQELSHELFKEEPQAKESFDQFVSAQGLEEEIAVDKQWVEKKLKRVRLKIDKDIDLYLTEEAYNDPQRFEIQRNGDGSINLVVKHVKNYIEK
- a CDS encoding MarR family winged helix-turn-helix transcriptional regulator, which gives rise to MIFMDDPKKLRELIRMLERKLGILQDSGFSCCQITMSQCHALVEIGRAKGISLNELAELLNLENSTMSRTVNNLVTNELVKRDIDPEDRRYVTISLTDKGNDIYQEIEEEMNVYFTKIYEAIPADKRQQVLESIDILLESIDKSSCCE
- a CDS encoding class I SAM-dependent methyltransferase yields the protein MSSKVYFKEVAKEWDTMRQDFFSESVRDKAYEVADVKEGKLAADIGAGTGFITEGLLQKGLNVIAVDQSYEMIEEMKQKFNLSNQVEYRQGDAEKLPIDDVTVDYAMANMYLHHVEDPLIAIKEMVRILKPSGKLVITDLDQHNHEFLRTEQHDRWMGFDRKDIENWFVEAGLSNVFVDCVGGNCCATSSCGGESASISIFVAYGEK